GCCCGTGAAGAAGTACGTCGCGCTGCGGCACCTGCGCTTCACCGACCTGACCGGCTGCAGGAGACGATGGAGCGGATCGCCACGGAGCGATCGTGGGACGGGACCGCCGTCGACTACCTCGACGGCGTCGTGTTCACCCCCACCGAGGCCTACCTCACGCTCGGTACGCAGACCGACGAGCCCGGACCGGTCAGCGACTACACCGGCATGGACATCTACTACCGGTCCATCCAGCACGAGTCGATCAATCACCCCCGAACCGACCGGCTCACCATCCACGACTACCTGTGGCGCTGGGACACCGACTGGTTCTGGTGCTCCCGCGCCTTCGGCACCCAGAACCCCAAGATCCGCCGCTTCTGGCCGAAACGCTACCTACGCAGCAGCTTCTACTGGAAACTCATCGGCCTCGACCAGAAGTACGACATCGGCGACCGCCTCGAAGCCCGTAAGGGACTGCCGCCCCGCGAACGCGTCGTGCAGGACATCGAGGTCCCTCTCGAGAACACGTCCGCCTTCCTGCACTGGTTCCTCGACGAGATCCCCATCGAACCGCTCTGGTTGTGCCCGTTGAAGCTTCGTGAGCCGGCACATCCGTCGCTGGACACGCACCGGCCGTGGCCCCTGTACCCGCTCGAGCCCGGCCGCGCCTACGTCAACGTCGGCTTCTGGTCGTCGGTGCCGATCGTGCCCGGCGAGCCCGTCGGCGCCGCGAACCGGCTCATCGAGAAGAAGGTCGCCGAACTCGACGGCCACAAATCCCTGTACTCCGAATCGTTCTACAGCGAGGACGAATTCGCGCTGCTCTACGGCGGCGAGCACTACACCCAGATCAAGAAACGCTACGACCCAGATTCACGTCTCCTCGACCTCTATTCGAAGGCGGTGCAAAGAAAGTGACGATTCTCAGGCCCAAGTCCGACACGGTACGCAAACTCAGTCTTGCCGAGATTGTCGAAACCGTGTCCGACGGCGATATTCCGCTGCGCTTCACAGCATACGACGGCAGCGCGACCGGCCCGGAGGACGCACCGTACGGCCTGCACCTGAACTCCGAGCGCGGCACCACCTACCTGGCCACCGCACCGGCGACCTCGGTATGGCCCGCGCCTACGTCTCCGGCGACCTCGAGGCCGTCGGCGTCCACCCCGGCGACCCGTACGAAATCCTGAAGGCGATGACGGCCCTGCACTTCGAGCGGCCGTCCCCGAAGGAACTCGCCACCATCACCCGCTCCATCGGCTGGGACAAGCTGCGCATCATCGCGCCGCCCCCGCAGGAACACCTGCCGCGGTGGCGCCGATTCGCGGAAGGGCTGCGGCACTCCAAGACTCGCGACGCCGAAGCCATCCACCACCACTACGACGTGTCCAACACGTTCTACGAATACGTCCTCGGCCCGTCCATGACGTACACGTGCGCCGCCTACGAATCCGAGGACCAGACCCTCGAGGCCGCGCAGGAGAACAAGTACCGCCTCGTGTTCGAGAAACTCGGACTACAGGAAGGCGACCGACTCCTCGACATCGGCTGCGGCTGGGGCGGCATGGTCCGCTACGCCGCCCCGCGGCGTCAAGGTCATCGGCGCCACCCTGTCGAGGGAGCAGGCCGAATGGGCGCAGAAGGCCATCGCCGACGAAGGCCTCTCCGACCTCGCCGAAGTCCGATTCTCCGACTACCGGGACATCGCCGAAACCGGTTTCGACGCCATCTCCTCCATCGGTCTCACCGAACACATCGGCGTCGACAACTACCCGTCCTACTTCGGGTTCATGAAGGACAAACTCCGCGAGGGCGGTCGGCTCCTCAACCACTGCATCACCCGGCCCGGCAACCGCAGCAGCGCCAAAGCCGGCTACTTCATCGACCGCTACATCTTCCCCGACGGCGAACTCACCGGCTCCGGGCGCATCATCAGCGAAATCCAGAACCTCGGCCTCGAGGTCCGCCACGAGGAAAACCTGCGCGAGCACTACGCACTCACCCTAGCCGGCTGGTGCCGCAACCTCGTCGACAACTGGGACGCCTGCGTCGCCGAAGTCGGCGAGGGCACCGCCAAGGTCTGGGGCCTCTACATGGCCGGCTCCCGACTCGGCTTCGAACGCAACGTCGTTCAGCTCCACCAGGTATTGGCCGTCAAACTCGGCCCCGACGGCGAAGCGCACGTGCCGCTGCGCCCGTGGTGGCAGGGGTAGAGATCGTCCTGCGGGCGGTTACTGCGATCGGCTCCCGGCCGTTGTCGCAGTAACCGCCCGAAGCGTGTTCAGAGCGTGTTCGGAGGGTGCCGAGACCGCGCAGGATCACGCACCCGAACGTCCTACTCGGGACCCGCGTCGACGGGTGAGGTGTTCTCCCCGTTCACGATCGACGCCAGCAGATCTGCGACACGCGCCTCGTAGAACTCCCGCTCGGACTCCGCGACCTCGGCCGACTGCAGGATTCCGCTGCCGAACAACGACCACCCGGATATCGCCGAGAGCACAGCCATATGCCGAACTCGGTCGTCGACGGTGGTGTGCGACGAACCGGTGATCGCGCCGAGGGCATCCATGTCCTCGTTCGGAATCAGGTCGGATCGCCCGTGCAGATTCAGCCATGCCACGATCCGCACGTACTCCGGGTCGGCGACTCCCACCATGAACAGCGCCCGCACGGCCTCCGGAAGCGAGTCGACACCTCCGACGATCGCCGCCGACCTCTCGTGACTCCGCGCGAGGACCGCCCGCACCACGTCGTCCTTGTTGCCGAGATGCTTGTGGATCAGCCCCAGGTTGACGCCGGCATTCGCCGCGAGCTCGCGCATGCTGAAGGACAATCCTTTCTCGGCGAGCAGCGTGCGCGCCGCCAGCCGCACGGCTCTGCGTACTTCGTCTCTGCCCCAGGCTTTGTCGGCCGTCTCGACTTCACTCACCCCTTGACAGTAGACGGTCGTCTACTGTGCAATCAACCACAACGAGATGCCGATCCTGCGTCCGGACAGCCACCGGTCGCAGTTCCGCCAGGAAGCCCGAACCCGTTCGTACACAGCCTGCTTCCGGGCATCCGCCGCACAGGGATCCCCGAGAACGCGACCCGCAGCACGGAGGAAAGAATGAGCGACCACGACGCACCGGTTCGTGAGATCACAGCGCAGGCGCTACCGACACGGTTCGCACGCGGATGGCACTGCCTGGGCCTGGAACGCACGTTCCGCGACGGAAAACCTCATCAGATCAACGCCTTCGGGCGGAAGCTGGTGGTTTTCGCCGGACAGGACGAGAAGATCAACGTGCTCGACGCGTACTGCCGGCACATGGGCGGCGACCTCTCACAGGGCACCGTGAAGGGGAACGAGATCGCCTGCCCCTTCCACGACTGGCGCTGGGGCGGCGACGGGCGGTGCAAGAACATTCCGTACGCCCGCCGTGTCCCGCCGATCGCCCGCACCGCGACCTGGCCGACGATGGTGCAGGACGGCCTGCTGTTCGTCTGGAACGACCCCGAGGGCAACCCGCCGCCCGCGGACGTGACGATCCCGCGCATCGCCGGTTACGGCGATCCCGAATACACCGACTGGATCTGGTATTCGACGACGATCGAGGGCGTGAACTGCCGCGAGGTCATCGACAACGTCGTCGACATGGCCCACTTCTTCTACATTCATCTCGCCTTCCCGACGTACTTCAAGACGATCTTCGAGGGGCACACCGCCACGCAGTACATGACCGGTGTCGGGCGTGAGGACGTCGCTCCTCGCAAACCCGTTCCGGGAGTGCCGGTCTCCCGCGGAAACACCTCCGTGGCGGCATACCACGGGCCGTCCTTCATGATCGACGATCTCGTGTACCACTACGACGAGGCGGACCTGCCGATCGTGCTGATCAACTGCCACTATCCGATCGACGCCAACTCGTTCGAGCTGCAGTACGGCGTCATCGTCAAGAAGTTCCCGGGCAGGGAGGACGCCGAGTCCACGGCCCTGGCCCGGAAGATCGGCGACTTCGTCCGCCTCGGCTTCGAGCAGGACGTAGTGATCTGGAAGAACAAGACCCGAATCGACAATCCGCTCCTGTGCGAGGAGGACGGCCCGGTCTACCAGCTGCGACGCTGGTACGAACAGTTCTATGTCGACGCTGCGGACGTGCGGCCGGAGATGACGAACCGATTCGAGTTCGAGATCGACACGACTGCACCGAACGTCAAGTGGCGGGCGGAAGTCCAGGACAACATCGCCAGGCGCGACGCGCGCGTCGACGGCCGAGCACCGACGCCGTCGTAGTCGATTCCACCGTATCCGCGAACAATTCACTTCCGACTCGCCTCCCGAGGTGAGCGATCCGAGGAGACGCCGTGTCCGTACGTAGACGAATTCTGGCCGCCGGACTGATGGCCACCGCCGTCACCGTCCTGCTGCCCACCATGTCGGGGGCAGGGCCGCTGGGTTCCATACCGACGGAAGCCTCGACGGGGAAGGCTCCGACAGCGGGTGCGATCGCGGCTTCGCTCCCGGCGGCGCACTCGATTCCCGACACCAGCTGGACTTCGAGAAGACGGTCACGGAGATGACCGCGCACCCCCTGGTGCGCGCCGCGAAGAACGACGTCGCCGCGATGTACCGAGCCGATCCGCAGGGCGCCACCCGTTCCGGCCTGACCACGTTGGATGCGGCGGTCGAGTCGATCGCGACGGCTGCGGCCAGACCGTCGTCACCGACGATCCCTTCGACCCGCACTTCAACTGGGTCGTGACGGCTCCCCACTGCTGGCACGGGATCGAGGTGGCCCGATCGG
The nucleotide sequence above comes from Prescottella sp. R16. Encoded proteins:
- a CDS encoding TetR/AcrR family transcriptional regulator, which encodes MSEVETADKAWGRDEVRRAVRLAARTLLAEKGLSFSMRELAANAGVNLGLIHKHLGNKDDVVRAVLARSHERSAAIVGGVDSLPEAVRALFMVGVADPEYVRIVAWLNLHGRSDLIPNEDMDALGAITGSSHTTVDDRVRHMAVLSAISGWSLFGSGILQSAEVAESEREFYEARVADLLASIVNGENTSPVDAGPE
- a CDS encoding Rieske 2Fe-2S domain-containing protein, whose amino-acid sequence is MSDHDAPVREITAQALPTRFARGWHCLGLERTFRDGKPHQINAFGRKLVVFAGQDEKINVLDAYCRHMGGDLSQGTVKGNEIACPFHDWRWGGDGRCKNIPYARRVPPIARTATWPTMVQDGLLFVWNDPEGNPPPADVTIPRIAGYGDPEYTDWIWYSTTIEGVNCREVIDNVVDMAHFFYIHLAFPTYFKTIFEGHTATQYMTGVGREDVAPRKPVPGVPVSRGNTSVAAYHGPSFMIDDLVYHYDEADLPIVLINCHYPIDANSFELQYGVIVKKFPGREDAESTALARKIGDFVRLGFEQDVVIWKNKTRIDNPLLCEEDGPVYQLRRWYEQFYVDAADVRPEMTNRFEFEIDTTAPNVKWRAEVQDNIARRDARVDGRAPTPS